The Oceanispirochaeta sp. genome has a segment encoding these proteins:
- a CDS encoding tripartite tricarboxylate transporter permease → MFDGILMFLASLGGFFSFKVIFIVLWSTQLGIIVGMLPGLTATMGVALMTTLTYKMPADTAVLILMCMYIGAIYGGSRSAILLNIPGTPANAATSVDGHPLALQGKAGEAIGIATTGSFLGSIIGMFMLAFFTPILGNFALDFQSYEFFWLAIFGIIISGNLTAPKDPLKGWIAGFIGLFIAMIGMEGIHAHIRYSFGNVNLSGGIDLLPAMVGAFGMAEILNLMKSPRSVVINTPIKNVFPHPRQVLKYWKTILRSGVIGTFVGAIPGVGEDIAAWVSYDFAKRGSKEKKLFGKGSIEGLIASETGNNAAAAGAVIPVLSLAIPGSAPAAVLLAAMFIHGIRPGPLIMIESPEFVYKVVAMVFMATCAMMILGLSMVKSLVKVLQVPRTKLIPVIFTLCVMGSYALASRTFDVKVMIFFGILGYLMREMDYPVAPMILGIILGGILDKNLRRALVLSDGSFLPFVSRPICLVLIFLTIFAIIGRTVWFGKLKKQAFQMIFKKKEV, encoded by the coding sequence ATGTTTGACGGAATTCTGATGTTTTTAGCTAGCCTGGGAGGGTTCTTCTCCTTCAAGGTTATTTTTATTGTTTTATGGAGCACTCAGCTGGGAATTATCGTTGGAATGCTCCCGGGGTTGACGGCCACCATGGGTGTCGCCCTGATGACTACTCTGACCTATAAAATGCCCGCAGATACGGCTGTCCTGATCCTGATGTGTATGTATATCGGAGCAATTTACGGGGGAAGCCGTTCGGCCATTCTTCTCAATATACCCGGTACACCCGCCAATGCGGCAACCTCTGTAGACGGGCATCCACTGGCCCTGCAGGGAAAGGCGGGAGAGGCCATCGGGATTGCCACTACAGGCAGCTTTCTGGGGTCTATTATCGGGATGTTCATGCTCGCTTTTTTCACCCCTATCCTTGGAAACTTTGCTCTGGACTTCCAATCCTATGAGTTTTTCTGGCTGGCTATTTTCGGAATTATCATATCAGGAAATTTGACGGCTCCCAAAGATCCGTTGAAAGGCTGGATCGCCGGGTTTATAGGTTTGTTCATTGCCATGATCGGAATGGAAGGAATCCACGCTCATATCCGCTACTCCTTCGGAAATGTCAATTTATCCGGAGGGATAGACCTTCTTCCCGCCATGGTCGGTGCCTTTGGTATGGCGGAGATTCTGAATCTTATGAAGAGTCCCCGGTCCGTCGTCATCAATACTCCCATCAAGAATGTTTTTCCCCATCCCCGACAAGTTCTGAAATACTGGAAGACCATACTCCGCTCAGGTGTCATCGGGACTTTTGTAGGAGCCATTCCGGGAGTGGGTGAAGATATTGCCGCCTGGGTCAGTTATGATTTTGCCAAAAGAGGGAGCAAGGAGAAAAAACTCTTCGGGAAAGGAAGTATTGAAGGTCTCATCGCATCAGAGACAGGGAACAATGCCGCCGCCGCAGGGGCCGTGATTCCGGTTCTCTCCCTGGCCATCCCTGGATCCGCCCCGGCGGCCGTTCTTCTGGCAGCCATGTTCATTCACGGAATTCGTCCCGGTCCCCTCATCATGATTGAATCTCCAGAATTTGTTTACAAGGTTGTAGCCATGGTCTTTATGGCCACCTGTGCCATGATGATTCTTGGACTGTCCATGGTGAAGTCTCTTGTGAAAGTCCTTCAGGTACCAAGGACAAAGCTCATTCCTGTTATTTTTACTCTCTGTGTGATGGGGTCATATGCTCTGGCCAGCCGAACCTTTGATGTTAAAGTCATGATATTTTTCGGTATCCTGGGATATCTGATGAGGGAAATGGACTACCCCGTAGCCCCCATGATTCTGGGAATCATCCTCGGTGGGATTCTGGATAAAAACCTCAGAAGAGCGCTGGTGCTCTCAGATGGCTCTTTTCTGCCCTTTGTTTCACGCCCGATCTGTCTGGTTCTGATCTTTTTAACAATATTTGCCATTATTGGAAGGACTGTCTGGTTTGGAAAACTTAAAAAACAGGCCTTTCAGATGATTTTCAAAAAGAAAGAGGTTTGA
- a CDS encoding tripartite tricarboxylate transporter TctB family protein — protein MNEKQMRKADFITSIVLIIFGITISSMAVRMPRLEEKGINPYTAPGVVPGILGVIILFLSLIMFIRTIRQADYLPRFQKGNVKALLKDEGTVRLLISLALCLLYALVLVGHIPYILATFLFTLGFILIFDLKFDKEEGSKRKIIIFAVIQAIISSAVISVTFQYLFLVDLP, from the coding sequence ATGAACGAAAAACAAATGCGCAAGGCAGATTTTATCACATCAATTGTTCTGATTATTTTTGGAATAACCATTAGCTCTATGGCTGTCAGGATGCCCCGTTTGGAAGAAAAAGGCATCAATCCCTATACCGCGCCGGGAGTCGTCCCGGGAATCCTGGGCGTCATCATACTATTTCTTTCCCTGATCATGTTTATCAGGACCATCCGTCAAGCGGATTATCTACCCAGGTTTCAAAAAGGAAATGTTAAAGCCTTGTTGAAAGATGAGGGTACTGTCCGTCTTTTGATTTCTCTGGCCCTCTGTCTCCTCTATGCCCTGGTTCTTGTGGGCCATATCCCCTATATTCTGGCAACTTTTCTTTTCACTCTGGGGTTTATTCTCATTTTTGACCTGAAGTTTGATAAAGAAGAGGGAAGTAAAAGGAAAATAATTATCTTTGCTGTCATTCAGGCTATCATCAGCTCCGCTGTCATCAGTGTTACTTTTCAATACCTCTTTCTTGTTGATTTACCCTAA